From a single Mus musculus strain C57BL/6J chromosome 12, GRCm38.p6 C57BL/6J genomic region:
- the Gm31513 gene encoding wiskott-Aldrich syndrome protein homolog 1-like yields MTGLRCTSSSRRAGRGGSTTVLRPARAQPSSLGLSSTGPNSLPPSPATVLSPQSPRADPAPRTLEGEGVPSLKFSRLASLSSRLPGRASQRVPAVTTFLARAQEQQPRSPAAGTRGRETREGFPAGAAPGWAGRDRAAWLHKHDGTELHTQLRARGCGPGGGGLRRPTHPLLPPRRPQKLAAGGPACAELQPPPARSPGVPSLAAPPAGLGRRPSNTTYPAPARPPASAVAPSFRRGPPPLGRLRRAQPPARTPGFFKNKQAPSLPPRCSRGFSQARTSRSLEVCWQGPSGTCVLSPAARNAAASARPAPLQSAWRALSPPCVSPPVLRCSVRIARL; encoded by the coding sequence ATGACAGGTCTGAGGTGCACCAGCAGCTCCCGGCGCGCGGGGCGAGGCGGCTCCACCACTGTCCTCCGGCCGGCGCGCGCTCAACCCTCCAGCTTAGGCCTCTCCAGCACTGGCCCCAattccctgcccccatcccccGCCACAGTTCTGTCCCCGCAAAGTCCCCGCGCCGATCCAGCTCCCCGCACGCTGGAAGGAGAAGGTGTGCCCTCTCTTAAGTTCTCGCGGCTCGCGAGCCTATCGTCGCGCCTCCCCGGCCGGGCAAGCCAACGAGTCCCTGCGGTCACCACGTTTCTCGCGCGCGCGCAGGAACAGCAGCCGCGGTCCCCAGCCGCTGGTACCCGGGGCAGAGAGACTAGGGAGGGCTTCCCAGCCGGGGCCGCGCCTGGGTGGGCGGGCCGCGATCGAGCTGCGTGGCTGCACAAACACGACGGGACTGAGCTGCACACGCAGCTGCGGGCGCGCGGTTGCGGGCCGGGGGGAGGCGGGCTACGACGGCCCACGCACCCGCTCCTGCCGCCCCGCAGGCCGCAGAAGTTGGCCGCCGGAGGCCCAGCGTGTGCTGAGCTGCAGCCACCGCCTGCACGGTCGCCCGGGGTCCCTTCGCTGGCCGCCCCGCCTGCAGGCCTCGGCCGCCGGCCGAGCAACACTACTTACCCGGCTCCCGCTCGGCCTCCGGCCTCAGCAGTTGCCCCTTCCTTCCGCCGCGGGCCACCGCCTTTGGGTCGCCTCCGAAGAGCCCAGCCGCCTGCACGCACTCCcggattttttaaaaacaaacaggcgCCGTCGCTTCCCCCGCGCTGTTCCCGGGGCTTCAGCCAAGCCCGCACCTCCCGAAGCCTGGAAGTTTGCTGGCAGGGCCCGAGCGGGACGTGCGTGCTGTCACCCGCTGCTCGCAACGCGGCAGCCTCGGCGCGCCCCGCGCCCTTACAGTCTGCCTGGAGAGCGCTCTCCCCTCCCTGCGTGTCACCCCCAGTCCTGCGATGCAGTGTCAGGATTGCACGGCTCTGA
- the Gm46319 gene encoding synapsin-1-like, producing MQCSLLGLQRIALVLHTVEALKKPLAFSYVQRAYCWVRGLGGREEKCRVGRGSFQGGLGDNSGFAGWKWIGLLTQTSELLCSSSLQGRANKSRGKVPVTSFLKPGGGRRRGRERFPGKHREGLEKQLHATRRDGARGVGLAPVAGPGRPLPGIAALRGGSLRGLGCSQAGLSPESKQPPQGRNTGRDLRHPVPLLHPHSQRPTTRPAPPNPNEFRIPPPAPSSTSAPPTAGRPPGSRDSPARWIPGQLRGGAGRNSSATSRLKLCCSRDGAVVTSSPSRRRGPGCDPAARAAARRALQPPAPPAPRLRAPPRGPQPDPRFPVLQRLWKLRPYPHSALGESAIGDFLLSLESKRSPPLPCALKSQNLWSLVRSGVIISQK from the exons ATGCAGTGCTCGCTTCTTGGTCTCCAAAGGATTGCGCTGGTCCTTCATACAGTTGAAGCTCTCAAGAAACCATTAGCCTTCTCCTATGTGCAG AGAGCTTACTGTTGGGTTCGGggcttgggagggagggaggaaaagtgtAGAGTCGGGAGGGGCTCGTTTCAAGGAGGCCTGGGGGACAACTCGGGTTTTGCTGGTTGGAAATGGATAGGGCTGTTGACCCAAACTTCTGAGTTGCTCTGCTCTTCGTCACTGCAAGGCCGAGCAAACAAAAGTAGAGGGAAAGTTCCTGTAACTTCCTTCCTGAAACCTGGTGGAGGGCGGCGTAGAGGAAGGGAACGTTTCCCGGGGAAACACCGGGAAGGGCTGGAAAAGCAGCTGCACGCAACCCGAAGAGATGGGGCGCGGGGTGTAGGGCTGGCTCCGGTCGCAGGTCCGGGGAGGCCCCTTCCCGGCATCGCTGCGCTCAGGGGTGGCTCCCTGAGAGGGCTAGGCTGCAGCCAGGCCGGTCTAAGTCCCGAGTCAAAACAACCACCTCAGGGGCGCAACACCGGCCGAGATCTCCGCCACCCTGTCCCTCTCCTGCACCCCCACTCCCAGCGTCCCACGACCCGGCCCGCGCCGCCGAACCCCAACGAATTCCGGATCCCCCCTCCCGCCCCGAGCTCCACGTCGGCGCCCCCCACGGCGGGAAGGCCACCAGGCTCCCGCGACTCACCTGCACGCTGGATCCCTGGGCAGCTCCGAGGGGGCGCGGGACGCAATTCGAGCGCGACCAGCAGACTCAAACTTTGTTGCTCTCGGGACGGCGCAGTCGTCACTTCCTCGCCGAGCAGGCGGCGCGGTCCCGGCTGTGACCCAGCAGCTCGCGCGGCGGCGCGCAGGGCTCTGCAGCCTCCTGCCCCGCCCGCGCCCCGGCTCCGCGCGCCTCCGCGCGGCCCCCAGCCAGACCCTCGGTTCCCGGTGCTGCAGCGGCTGTGGAAGCTTCGTCCCTACCCTCACTCTGCTCTTGGGGAAAGTGCGATCGGAGACTTCCTGCTCTCCCTTGAGTCTAAAAG ATCCCCACCTCTTCCTTGTGCACTCAAGTCTCAGAATCTCTGGAGCCTGGTGCGTTCGGGTGTCATCATTAGCCAGAAGTGA